GCCGAGGCCGTGCTCGGGGCGGCGTGCTGGGACAGCGAGGAGGACAGCGGGGACGGCAAGTCGCACCTGCTGGTGGTCACCCGGGAGGCGGGCGGGCGGCTGCGCGCCCTGGGCTGGGCCGGCGACCGCGGCGCCAGCTACCCGGGCACGTGGATCGCCGACCAGGTCCTCTACGTCGAGAACCACCCGTGGCACGGCAGGATCACCGACTACCGGATCGGGATGGTGTACGGCTTCCGGTGGACCGGGAAGGCGTTCGCGCCGGTGGACGTGTCGGCCGCGTACCCGCCGGTGCTGCCGACCGTGGAGGGCCGCCGCCTGGACCTGACCCCCGTCGCCGGGGACCTGCGGTGCAACGACCTGCCGCCGCCCGTCGGCGAGGTGCGCCCGGTGTTCGACGCGGACGGCATCGCCGACGGTGGGGACCGCGAGTGGACGCTGATGCCGGGGGCGCCGTCGAACGGCCCGTACCTGGTGCGGCTCGATCCGGCCCGGCCGCCCTACCTGCTGCTGCGGGTGGCGTGCGCGGTCGACGACACCCCGGGAGCCACGGCCGACGTGCAACCCAGCGAGAACCTGGTGCTGTTCGGCCTGGCACCGGACGGCTGGCGGGCGCTGGCCCGGGTGCCCACCCCGCCGGAGGACTACCTCGTCAGCTACTGGCGGGTGGTCGCGGGCGGCCTGAGCGTGGACCACGGACGGCTGAATGAGCTGAACCGGACGACCACGTTCCGGTGGAACGGGACCTCATTCACGAGTTAGCGCCGGTGTGCCACTTTGTGGGACGGGTCAGTGATGTACGCGACCCGTCCCCCTGGGTGCTGTCGTGTTTATCACGTTCAGCACGGTTTCGCTGGGGGGGCCGTGTCACCCCGATTCCCTACCTCCGACGTAGGCTGACCTTAATCGAGAAGTGACAGCACACCACCCCAAGCAGGAGGTCGCGTCCAGTGGCCGAACATCGTGAGGGCACCGGCCCCGCCGGTCAGCTCAGCGAGCCCGGGCATCCCGCAAAGGAGATCCACCAGCTCGACCGGGTGGTGATCCGCTTCGCGGGTGACTCGGGCGACGGCATGCAGCTCACCGGCGACAGGTTCACGTCGGAGACCGCCCAGCTCGGCAACGACATCTCCACGTTGCCGAACTTCCCGGCGGAGATCCGCGCGCCTGCCGGCACGCTGCCCGGCGTCTCCAGCTTCCAGGTGGCCTTCGCCGACTACGACATCCTCACGCCCGGCGACGCGCCGAACGTGCTGGTCGCGATGAACCCGGCGGCGCTCAAGGCGAACCTCGCCGACCTGCCCAAGGGCGGCACGATCATCGTCAACACCGACGAGTTCACCAAGCGCAACCTGCAGAAGGTCGGCTACGACGGCAACCCGCTCGAGGACGGCTCGCTCGCCGGCTGGGACGTGCACAAGGTCGGGCTGACCAGCATGACCGTGGGTGCGCTGGCCGACCACGCGGTCAGCAAGAAGGACGCCGAGCGCGCCAAGAACATGTTCGCCCTCGGCCTGCTGAGCTGGCTCTACTCGCGGCCGCACGCGTCGACCATGGCGTTCCTGGAGCGCAAGTTCGCCGCCCGGCCCGAGCTGGTCGCCGCCAACAAGGCCGCCTTCGAGGCGGGCTGGAGCTTCGGCGAGACCACCGAGAGCTTCGCGGTGCGCTACGAGGTGCCCCCGGCGCAGATGGCGCCCGGCAACTACCGCAACATCACCGGCAACACGGCGCTCGCGCTGGGCCTGGTGGCCGCGGGCGTGCGGGCCCAGCTACCGGTCGTGCTCGGGGCATACCCGATCACCCCGGCCTCGGACATCCTGCACGAGCTGAGCAAGCACAAGAAGTTCGGCGTGACCACGGTGCAGGCCGAGGACGAGATCGCCGCGGTCGGCGTCGCGCTGGGCGCGTCGTACGGCGGCGCGCTGGGCGTGACCAGCACCAGCGGTCCCGGCGTGGCGCTCAAGAGCGAGACC
The Catellatospora sp. IY07-71 DNA segment above includes these coding regions:
- a CDS encoding 2-oxoacid:acceptor oxidoreductase subunit alpha is translated as MHQLDRVVIRFAGDSGDGMQLTGDRFTSETAQLGNDISTLPNFPAEIRAPAGTLPGVSSFQVAFADYDILTPGDAPNVLVAMNPAALKANLADLPKGGTIIVNTDEFTKRNLQKVGYDGNPLEDGSLAGWDVHKVGLTSMTVGALADHAVSKKDAERAKNMFALGLLSWLYSRPHASTMAFLERKFAARPELVAANKAAFEAGWSFGETTESFAVRYEVPPAQMAPGNYRNITGNTALALGLVAAGVRAQLPVVLGAYPITPASDILHELSKHKKFGVTTVQAEDEIAAVGVALGASYGGALGVTSTSGPGVALKSETISLAVALELPLVVVDVQRAGPSTGLPTKTEQADLSMALHGRHGEAPVAVVAAQSPVDCFHAAIEACRIALTYRTPVILLSDGYVANGSEPWLLPEISDLPDLRVEFASGPNGEDGKFYPYLRDPQTLARPWAVPGTPGLEHRIGGLEKADKTGDISYDPANHDFMVRTRAARIEAIDVPDVVVEDPSGEAKVLVLGWGSTYGPIGAAARALRQRGVHVAQAHLRHLNPLPKNLGEVLAAYDKVVLPEMNLGQLAQVLRARYLVDIVSYNQVRGLPFTSTQLETMLEEVIKNV